A single window of Rhodamnia argentea isolate NSW1041297 chromosome 5, ASM2092103v1, whole genome shotgun sequence DNA harbors:
- the LOC115725849 gene encoding putative disease resistance protein At5g05400 isoform X1 codes for MVEAAASAIAVEAYKDGRSIFGYVTQKIDYADDFNVNFEKMTEQARMLYARRDDVEAELNKNKMKRATKECEGWIYRVKVAEQEVLKLESKYKKEIRHAWRFPRFWPRANLSKHMAKKREELKVLLEEGKLDNGVVVERPPDPVRVIYAPSTENKPSLHWAVEEILGNLRERNVKRIGLWGMVGTGKTTVMQNLNNTEEVKKMFDIVIWVSVSQAWSIEKVQDSIMQRLKLKVEAGVTAIETAQLISNELGGMRYLLLLDEVWDPFDLHEIGIPNNNKDSKVVFASRFRDLCYDMDADELVNMKRLSYGDAYKMFEEKVGRTMKNPSIIPIAQLVVRECAGLPLLIDKVAKVFRKKDNIHLWRDGLRSLQRWPSIKIQGMDEVLEFLKFCYNDLDGEDKKVCFLYGALFPEDCDIFVDYLMECWKAEGFLLSIDEFRDARDRGHNILHDLINVSLLERSATKRHVRMNKVLRNMALKISSGGPDYKLLARTCEGLKEAPKEEEWTSANRISLMDNDLCILPVVSNCTNLSTLLLQRNYNLMMIPDGFFLSMQRLRVLDLHGTAIASLPPSLSCLTDLRALYLNSCTRLTELPSSLEALVHLEVLDIRRTGILSLPIQVGCLMQMKCLRMSLSNFGTGIPMSKVISSISSLEELIIDVDPTTLWSDQVVKTITEEVSTLTRLTSLTFSFPKVECLEIFVKSSPLWKDLRFTFQFSVGICTSVKYHILDYFEYQLCKCLKYANDEGVHPVISEVLTETDVFELIDHKNISSLSDFGTVNMSKLRACSVEGCEDIICIIDGNVAPPPAFEWLERMVIKSAPSLHCIWNGPGPVPVGSLGQMTSLSFYNCPKLKKIFSNGLIEQLSKLQHLSVEECYEIEEIVIETENPRLDSRTLPSLKILVLHDLPKLRSITPDDTLIWPSLERLDIASCPSLLKLPFSGENAISLRSIDAEQSWWSTLVWQDDAIEKRLRSLCNFT; via the coding sequence ATGGTTGAAGCAGCAGCTTCTGCGATAGCTGTCGAAGCCTACAAGGATGGACGTAGCATTTTTGGCTACGTCACTCAAAAAATTGACTATGCTGATGATTTCAAtgtcaattttgagaaaatgacagaACAAGCAAGAATGCTTTATGCAAGAAGGGATGATGTAGAGGCAGAACTaaacaaaaacaagatgaaGAGGGCTACCAAGGAATGTGAAGGCTGGATTTACAGGGTCAAGGTGGCCGAACAAGAAGTGCTCAAATTGGAAAGCAAGTACAAGAAAGAGATCAGACATGCTTGGAGATTCCCTCGGTTTTGGCCGCGTGCAAATCTCAGCAAGCATATGGCCAAGAAGCGTGAGGAACTAAAAGTCTTGTTAGAAGAAGGAAAGCTCGATAATGGGGTGGTAGTTGAAAGACCTCCGGACCCTGTGAGAGTCATATATGCTCCTAGCACTGAGAATAAGCCTTCACTACACTGGGCTGTCGAAGAGATTTTGGGTAATCTAAGGGAGAGAAATGTCAAAAGGATTGGACTCTGGGGAATGGTTGGTACCGGGAAAACTACGGTGATGCAGAATCTGAATAATACTGAAGAGGTTAAGAAAATGTTTGATATTGTCATTTGGGTATCGGTGTCGCAGGCCTGGAGCATTGAGAAGGTGCAAGATTCAATCATGCAGCGTCTGAAGCTAAAAGTGGAGGCCGGAGTCACCGCAATTGAGACTGCTCAACTTATATCAAATGAGTTGGGAGGCATGAGGTACTTACTTCTCCTTGAtgaagtttgggatccttttgATCTACATGAGATAGGTATTCCCAACAATAACAAGGACAGCAAGGTGGTATTTGCTAGTAGATTCCGCGATTTGTGCTATGACATGGATGCGGACGAGCTTGTCAATATGAAGCGTTTATCCTATGGTGATGCATATAAAATGTTCGAAGAAAAAGTAGGCCGAACTATGAAAAATCCAAGCATTATACCAATAGCACAACTTGTGGTTAGAGAGTGTGCTGGTTTGCCACTGTTAATTGATAAAGTGGCTAAGGTTTTTAGGAAGAAGGACAACATTCACCTCTGGAGAGATGGATTAAGGAGCTTGCAGAGATGGCCCAGTATCAAAATCCAAGGTATGGATGAAGTGCttgaatttctgaaattttgttaCAATGATTTAGATGGAGAGGATAaaaaggtttgctttctttaTGGGGCATTGTTTCCCGAAGACTGCGACATATTTGTGGACTATTTGATGGAATGTTGGAAGGCGGAGGGATTTCTCCTCAGCATTGATGAGTTTCGAGATGCACGCGATAGAGGGCACAACATattgcatgatttgattaatgtATCTCTGTTAGAAAGAAGTGCCACGAAGAGACATGTCCGAATGAACAAAGTACTTCGTAATATGGCCCTCAAAATTTCATCAGGAGGCCCAGATTATAAGTTGTTGGCAAGAACATGTGAGGGGCTAAAAGAGGCcccaaaggaagaagaatggACATCTGCAAATcgaatttctttgatggataATGACTTGTGCATTCTACCAGTGGTATCAAATTGCACAAATCTTTCTACTTTACTCCTGCAGAGGAATTACAATTTAATGATGATCCCCGATGGCTTCTTCTTGTCTATGCAAAGACTTCGAGTCTTGGACTTGCACGGTACTGCAATAGCATCTCTTCCACCTTCTTTGTCTTGCTTGACTGATCTTAGGGCACTCTACTTGAATTCTTGCACCCGTTTAACAGAACTACCTTCCAGCTTAGAGGCACTGGTGCATCTAGAGGTGCTTGACATTCGACGCACCGGAATCCTTTCTTTACCTATTCAAGTCGGATGTTTAATGCAAATGAAATGTTTACGTATGTCGTTGTCAAACTTTGGCACTGGGATCCCAATGTCCAAGGTGATTTCAAGCATTTCATCATTGGAAGAACTCATCATTGATGTAGACCCAACCACTTTGTGGTCCGACCAGGTCGTGAAGACCATCACGGAAGAGGTTTCTACCTTGACGCGATTGACTTCACTGACATTTTCCTTTCCTAAGGTGGAGTGCCTTGAAATCTTTGTCAAATCAAGCCCTCTGTGGAAAGACTTGCGCTTCACATTTCAGTTTTCAGTCGGTATTTGCACTTCGGTGAAGTATCAtattcttgattattttgaataTCAGTTGTGCAAGTGCTTGAAGTACGCAAACGATGAAGGCGTACATCCTGTGATCTCAGAAGTACTCACCGAGACCGATgtatttgaattgattgatcacAAGAATATATCAAGCTTATCAGATTTTGGGACTGTGAACATGAGTAAACTCAGAGCTTGTTCAGTGGAGGGATGCGAAGATATCATATGCATTATTGACGGTAATGTAGCACCACCTCCTGCATTCGAATGGCTAGAGAGAATGGTTATCAAGAGTGCCCCAAGTCTGCATTGCATTTGGAATGGTCCTGGTCCTGTGCCTGTGGGGAGCTTAGGTCAAATGACTAGTTTAAGCTTTTACAATTGCCCCAAGCTCAAGAAGATATTCTCAAATGGATTGATCGAGCAACTATCCAAACTTCAGCATTTAAGTGTCGAAGAGTGCTACGAAATTGAGGAGATCGTCATTGAAACCGAGAATCCTCGCTTGGACTCGAGAACCCTTCCGAGTCTTAAAATCTTAGTACTTCATGATCTTCCGAAATTGAGGAGCATTACACCGGATGACACATTGATTTGGCCTTCTCTGGAGAGATTGGATATAGCTTCATGTCCATCATTGTTGAAACTTCCCTTTAGCGGGGAAAATGCCATCAGTCTGAGATCCATCGACGCGGAGCAATCATGGTGGTCTACACTGGTCTGGCAAGACGATGCCATCGAGAAAAGATTACGGTCTCTCTGCAACTTCACTTAG
- the LOC115725849 gene encoding disease resistance protein RPS2-like isoform X2: MVEAAASAIAVEAYKDGRSIFGYVTQKIDYADDFNVNFEKMTEQARMLYARRDDVEAELNKNKMKRATKECEGWIYRVKVAEQEVLKLESKYKKEIRHAWRFPRFWPRANLSKHMAKKREELKVLLEEGKLDNGVVVERPPDPVRVIYAPSTENKPSLHWAVEEILGNLRERNVKRIGLWGMVGTGKTTVMQNLNNTEEVKKMFDIVIWVSVSQAWSIEKVQDSIMQRLKLKVEAGVTAIETAQLISNELGGMRYLLLLDEVWDPFDLHEIGIPNNNKDSKVVFASRFRDLCYDMDADELVNMKRLSYGDAYKMFEEKVGRTMKNPSIIPIAQLVVRECAGLPLLIDKVAKVFRKKDNIHLWRDGLRSLQRWPSIKIQGMDEVLEFLKFCYNDLDGEDKKVCFLYGALFPEDCDIFVDYLMECWKAEGFLLSIDEFRDARDRGHNILHDLINVSLLERSATKRHVRMNKVLRNMALKISSGGPDYKLLARTCEGLKEAPKEEEWTSANRISLMDNDLCILPVVSNCTNLSTLLLQRNYNLMMIPDGFFLSMQRLRVLDLHELPSSLEALVHLEVLDIRRTGILSLPIQVGCLMQMKCLRMSLSNFGTGIPMSKVISSISSLEELIIDVDPTTLWSDQVVKTITEEVSTLTRLTSLTFSFPKVECLEIFVKSSPLWKDLRFTFQFSVGICTSVKYHILDYFEYQLCKCLKYANDEGVHPVISEVLTETDVFELIDHKNISSLSDFGTVNMSKLRACSVEGCEDIICIIDGNVAPPPAFEWLERMVIKSAPSLHCIWNGPGPVPVGSLGQMTSLSFYNCPKLKKIFSNGLIEQLSKLQHLSVEECYEIEEIVIETENPRLDSRTLPSLKILVLHDLPKLRSITPDDTLIWPSLERLDIASCPSLLKLPFSGENAISLRSIDAEQSWWSTLVWQDDAIEKRLRSLCNFT; encoded by the exons ATGGTTGAAGCAGCAGCTTCTGCGATAGCTGTCGAAGCCTACAAGGATGGACGTAGCATTTTTGGCTACGTCACTCAAAAAATTGACTATGCTGATGATTTCAAtgtcaattttgagaaaatgacagaACAAGCAAGAATGCTTTATGCAAGAAGGGATGATGTAGAGGCAGAACTaaacaaaaacaagatgaaGAGGGCTACCAAGGAATGTGAAGGCTGGATTTACAGGGTCAAGGTGGCCGAACAAGAAGTGCTCAAATTGGAAAGCAAGTACAAGAAAGAGATCAGACATGCTTGGAGATTCCCTCGGTTTTGGCCGCGTGCAAATCTCAGCAAGCATATGGCCAAGAAGCGTGAGGAACTAAAAGTCTTGTTAGAAGAAGGAAAGCTCGATAATGGGGTGGTAGTTGAAAGACCTCCGGACCCTGTGAGAGTCATATATGCTCCTAGCACTGAGAATAAGCCTTCACTACACTGGGCTGTCGAAGAGATTTTGGGTAATCTAAGGGAGAGAAATGTCAAAAGGATTGGACTCTGGGGAATGGTTGGTACCGGGAAAACTACGGTGATGCAGAATCTGAATAATACTGAAGAGGTTAAGAAAATGTTTGATATTGTCATTTGGGTATCGGTGTCGCAGGCCTGGAGCATTGAGAAGGTGCAAGATTCAATCATGCAGCGTCTGAAGCTAAAAGTGGAGGCCGGAGTCACCGCAATTGAGACTGCTCAACTTATATCAAATGAGTTGGGAGGCATGAGGTACTTACTTCTCCTTGAtgaagtttgggatccttttgATCTACATGAGATAGGTATTCCCAACAATAACAAGGACAGCAAGGTGGTATTTGCTAGTAGATTCCGCGATTTGTGCTATGACATGGATGCGGACGAGCTTGTCAATATGAAGCGTTTATCCTATGGTGATGCATATAAAATGTTCGAAGAAAAAGTAGGCCGAACTATGAAAAATCCAAGCATTATACCAATAGCACAACTTGTGGTTAGAGAGTGTGCTGGTTTGCCACTGTTAATTGATAAAGTGGCTAAGGTTTTTAGGAAGAAGGACAACATTCACCTCTGGAGAGATGGATTAAGGAGCTTGCAGAGATGGCCCAGTATCAAAATCCAAGGTATGGATGAAGTGCttgaatttctgaaattttgttaCAATGATTTAGATGGAGAGGATAaaaaggtttgctttctttaTGGGGCATTGTTTCCCGAAGACTGCGACATATTTGTGGACTATTTGATGGAATGTTGGAAGGCGGAGGGATTTCTCCTCAGCATTGATGAGTTTCGAGATGCACGCGATAGAGGGCACAACATattgcatgatttgattaatgtATCTCTGTTAGAAAGAAGTGCCACGAAGAGACATGTCCGAATGAACAAAGTACTTCGTAATATGGCCCTCAAAATTTCATCAGGAGGCCCAGATTATAAGTTGTTGGCAAGAACATGTGAGGGGCTAAAAGAGGCcccaaaggaagaagaatggACATCTGCAAATcgaatttctttgatggataATGACTTGTGCATTCTACCAGTGGTATCAAATTGCACAAATCTTTCTACTTTACTCCTGCAGAGGAATTACAATTTAATGATGATCCCCGATGGCTTCTTCTTGTCTATGCAAAGACTTCGAGTCTTGGACTTGCACG AACTACCTTCCAGCTTAGAGGCACTGGTGCATCTAGAGGTGCTTGACATTCGACGCACCGGAATCCTTTCTTTACCTATTCAAGTCGGATGTTTAATGCAAATGAAATGTTTACGTATGTCGTTGTCAAACTTTGGCACTGGGATCCCAATGTCCAAGGTGATTTCAAGCATTTCATCATTGGAAGAACTCATCATTGATGTAGACCCAACCACTTTGTGGTCCGACCAGGTCGTGAAGACCATCACGGAAGAGGTTTCTACCTTGACGCGATTGACTTCACTGACATTTTCCTTTCCTAAGGTGGAGTGCCTTGAAATCTTTGTCAAATCAAGCCCTCTGTGGAAAGACTTGCGCTTCACATTTCAGTTTTCAGTCGGTATTTGCACTTCGGTGAAGTATCAtattcttgattattttgaataTCAGTTGTGCAAGTGCTTGAAGTACGCAAACGATGAAGGCGTACATCCTGTGATCTCAGAAGTACTCACCGAGACCGATgtatttgaattgattgatcacAAGAATATATCAAGCTTATCAGATTTTGGGACTGTGAACATGAGTAAACTCAGAGCTTGTTCAGTGGAGGGATGCGAAGATATCATATGCATTATTGACGGTAATGTAGCACCACCTCCTGCATTCGAATGGCTAGAGAGAATGGTTATCAAGAGTGCCCCAAGTCTGCATTGCATTTGGAATGGTCCTGGTCCTGTGCCTGTGGGGAGCTTAGGTCAAATGACTAGTTTAAGCTTTTACAATTGCCCCAAGCTCAAGAAGATATTCTCAAATGGATTGATCGAGCAACTATCCAAACTTCAGCATTTAAGTGTCGAAGAGTGCTACGAAATTGAGGAGATCGTCATTGAAACCGAGAATCCTCGCTTGGACTCGAGAACCCTTCCGAGTCTTAAAATCTTAGTACTTCATGATCTTCCGAAATTGAGGAGCATTACACCGGATGACACATTGATTTGGCCTTCTCTGGAGAGATTGGATATAGCTTCATGTCCATCATTGTTGAAACTTCCCTTTAGCGGGGAAAATGCCATCAGTCTGAGATCCATCGACGCGGAGCAATCATGGTGGTCTACACTGGTCTGGCAAGACGATGCCATCGAGAAAAGATTACGGTCTCTCTGCAACTTCACTTAG
- the LOC115725865 gene encoding uncharacterized protein LOC115725865, which produces MGNIRSKPESIGQWRSHRSRARASFPTQACDSDPASVSGTPQQVEELEICCDDVEPSRPEYSRTVLMCGGLGLTAPPEVKQWQSFTEIYLMENQFTELPEDPRSRVLLALFLNRNYKLRMITPSFFDYMPALEILNLSRTRIKSLPESLFRLSRLKRLFLNHCELLTVLPPKIGELQQLEVLDLEGTEIMDLPKEVAKLTKLTCLEVSFCRCINRGTKSAKTAALIPQGTISALSKLEELSINVNPEDERWENVVEAIVDDVCGLTRLDTLKLYFPQVDHLRKFEWFCIPRWLSHFKFIVGNHDERIMSRLPVDLELEFEYWDRSLRYVNGVGVPINIQNMLSHTTAFFLDRHTDVTKLSDFGIENMEQLKCCIIGECNETQVIIDGTEMYDEADRSEIALETWEDDRRFLGSLEYLYVYRLKSLRSIYEGPLHRGCLSHLKCLVLLTCPQLTTIFTPELLKNLDSLEELKVEDCPLVKSLVRCEDPLICKGTFLPRLKKIFLFSLPELIGLSYGLCIAPNLEQMSIFDCPNLRHPSTDEFSCNHLTVTEAQSIPNDASREHPAPPVVSSTTTGGFRCVRDVTNDTSGEQPVSPGISSTTTSNTAINASVSLKTTSNSAITSSISSKTASKTTINPSTSKLEEEILVTPLLREFSLNDLKLATKNFSNATLLNRGGFGSVFKGCIKENGTGLMVAVKRLKCDWIQGRKEWLAEVKHLGHVGHPNLVNLIGYCIELDERLLVYEFMQRGSLEDQLFKMRSGATLPLSWSTRMKIALDAAKGLAFLHEEAEPKVICRNFKTSKILLDADYNAKLSVLGVGRFYPKGDDSPVFPQTHFATKTIGTYGYAAPEYVATGHLMAKSNVYGFGVVLLEILTGLRVIDQSRPSSQHDLVEWARPSLTKKRELHRLIDPKLERRYSLNGARIASQLVAHCLSHDPRLRPQMSEVVEVLKGLQNFQIRQTSSEIVRTSQGSSSSGMAFQGKPR; this is translated from the exons ATGGGGAACATCAGAAGCAAGCCAGAGTCGATTGGGCAGTGGAGAAGCCATAGAAGTAGGGCGAGAGCAAGTTTTCCAACGCAGGCCTGCGATTCAGATCCTGCTTCGGTTTCAG GTACACCGCAACAGGTAGAGGAACTTGAGATATGTTGTGACGACGTCGAACCCAGTCGACCTGAATATAGCAGAACGGTCCTTATGTGCGGGGGTTTAGGACTGACGGCGCCTCCAGAAGTCAAGCAATGGCAGAGTTTCACAGAGATTTACTTGATGGAAAATCAGTTTACTGAGTTACCCGAGGATCCTCGGAGTCGTGTACTCTTGGCGTTGTTTCTGAATAGAAATTACAAACTTAGAATGATTACTCCCTCTTTCTTTGATTACATGCCTGCTCTGGAAATCCTGAATCTATCCCGAACTCGGATCAAGTCCTTGCCAGAGTCTCTGTTCAGGTTAAGCCGCCTAAAAAGACTATTCTTAAATCACTGTGAGCTATTGACGGTGTTACctccaaaaattggagaacttcAGCAGCTTGAGGTACTTGATCTTGAAGGGACTGAGATCATGGATCTCCCAAAGGAGGTTGCCAAGCTCACAAAGCTCACTTGCTTAGAAGTATCTTTTTGTCGATGCATAAATCGGGGCACAAAATCTGCGAAAACTGCTGCATTGATTCCTCAAGGCACTATTTCTGCGCTCTCTAAATTAGAAGAGCTAAGTATTAATGTAAATCCGGAGGATGAGAGATGGGAAAATGTTGTGGAAGCTATTGTTGACGATGTTTGTGGCTTGACAAGGCTGGATACACTTAAACTGTACTTTCCACAGGTGGACCATCTCAGGAAATTTGAATGGTTTTGTATACCTAGATGGTTATCgcatttcaaatttattgttgGCAATCATGATGAACGCATCATGTCTCGTCTCCCAGTGGATCTTGAGCTTGAGTTTGAATACTGGGATAGATCCCTCAGATATGTAAATGGTGTGGGTGTACCCATCAATATCCAAAATATGCTCTCGCATACTACTGCATTTTTTTTAGACCGCCATACGGATGTGACTAAGCTATCTGATTTTGGGATTGAGAACATGGAGCAACTGAAATGCTGCATAATTGGGGAGTGTAATGAGACTCAGGTAATTATTGATGGAACTGAAATGTACGATGAAGCTGATAGAAGTGAAATTGCATTGGAAACATGGGAGGATGATAGGAGGTTTCTTGGATCACTTGAGTATCTCTATGTATATCGTTTGAAGAGCTTGAGGAGCATTTATGAGGGGCCACTGCATCGAGGATGCTTGTCTCATCTTAAATGCTTGGTCTTACTGACATGTCCTCAGTTGACCACTATATTCACACCTGAACTACTGAAAAACCTTGATAGCTTAGAAGAGCTCAAAGTTGAAGACTGCCCCCTTGTCAAAAGTTTAGTGAGGTGTGAAGATCCTTTAATTTGCAAGGGTACTTTCCTTCCCAGGTTGAAAAAGATATTCCTATTCTCTTTGCCTGAACTCATTGGCCTTTCCTATGGCCTTTGCATTGCACCAAACTTGGAACAAATGAGCATTTTTGATTGTCCGAATCTCAGGCATCCATCAACTGATGAATTCTCTTGCAATCATCTGACAGTGACTGAAG CGCAAAGTATTCCAAATGATGCAAGCAGAGAGCACCCTGCTCCTCCTGTGGTTTCATCTACGACCACTG GTGGTTTTCGCTGTGTACGTGATGTTACAAATGATACAAGCGGAGAACAGCCTGTCTCTCCTGGGATTTCATCTACAACCACTAGTAATACAGCAATTAACGCCTCAGTTTCCTTGAAGACCACCAGTAATTCAGCAATTACATCTTCAATTTCATCGAAGACAGCTAGTAAAACTACCATTAACCCTTCAACTTCTAAACTTGAAGAGGAAATTCTAGTTACTCCTCTGCTGCGGGAATTTTCGTTAAATGACCTTAAGTTAGCTACAAAAAACTTCAGTAATGCCACTCTGCTCAATAGAGGTGGTTTTGGCAGTGTCTTTAAGGGTTGTATTAAAGAAAATGGCACTGGGCTGATGGTTGCTGTTAAGAGACTCAAATGCGATTGGATCCAGGGTCGCAAGGAATGGCTG GCTGAAGTGAAGCATCTTGGTCATGTAGGACATCCAAATTTGGTAAACTTAATTGGATATTGCATTGAACTCGATGAAAGGCTGCTAGTATATGAGTTTATGCAACGAGGGAGCTTGGAGGATCAGCTCTTTAAAATGCGCAGTG GAGCGACTCTGCCTCTTTCTTGGTCTACCAGGATGAAAATAGCCCTGGATGCTGCAAAGGGTCTTGCTTTTCTTCATGAGGAAGCAGAACCGAAAGTGATATGCCGTAATTTTAAAACTTCCAAGATTCTATTAGATGCT GACTACAATGCCAAGCTTTCTGTTTTAGGAGTTGGAAGATTTTATCCCAAGGGAGATGACTCTCCCGTATTCCCCCAAACTCACTTTGCCACCAAAACCATTGGAACATATGGCTATGCTGCCCCGGAATATGTGGCGACTG GGCACCTCATGGCAAAGAGCAATGTCTATGGTTTTGGTGTGGTTCTTTTGGAAATTCTGACCGGATTGCGAGTCATAGACCAAAGTCGGCCTTCCAGTCAGCATGACCTTGTCGAATGGGCTCGTCCATCTCTAACAAAGAAACGAGAGTTGCACAGATTGATAGATCCAAAGCTGGAACGTCGATACTCACTAAACGGAGCCCGCATTGCTTCGCAGTTGGTCGCTCACTGCCTTAGCCACGATCCAAGACTTCGTCCCCAGATGAGTGAAGTTGTTGAAGTTTTGAAGGGTCTCCAAAATTTCCAGATAAGGCAAACTTCATCTGAAATTGTCAGAACGAGCCAGGGAAGCTCTAGCAGTGGAATGGCTTTTCAAGGCAAACCGCGGTGA